A region of Panicum virgatum strain AP13 chromosome 8N, P.virgatum_v5, whole genome shotgun sequence DNA encodes the following proteins:
- the LOC120684474 gene encoding leucine-rich repeat receptor-like kinase protein THICK TASSEL DWARF1, giving the protein LAAALVSLLLLLAAAPPPAGATLHPVDYLALQAVRRALADLPGSRFFASWDFTADPCGFAGVSCSASPDGGSRVVALALGDPRAGAPGLAGAFPSAALARLPALASVSLVPGRVTGSLAPAVAALPALRFLALAGNLLSGPLPPAFAPGLRTLDLSRNAFSGALPPALLRLRDLRTLVLSHNALAGGIPPVRAPLVHLDLRGNRLAGGVPPLPATLVYLSLAGNRLSGRVGAVLRRLPRLAFLDLGGNWFSGEVPGEVFAFRIGYLQLRRNAFSGELRPASRVAPGATVDLSHNALSGRVPAELATAGAVYLNGNRFAGEVPREVAAAAEADRMRVLFLQDNFLTGIAVGGVPASAAVCAHWNCVAPPPAVVAACPAKGGRGRRRPQAQCRGRRG; this is encoded by the coding sequence ctcgccgccgcgctcgtctccctcctcctcctcctggccgcggcgccgccgccggcgggcgcgaCGCTGCACCCGGTGGACTACCTGGCGCTGCAGGCGGTGCGGCGCGCGCTCGCGGACCTCCCGGGCTCCCGCTTCTTCGCGTCCTGGGACTTCACCGCCGACCCCTGCGGCTTCGCGGGCGTGTCCTGCTCCGCGTCCCCGGACGGCGGCAGCCGCGTCGTCGCGCTCGCGCTCGGGgacccgcgcgccggcgccccGGGGCTCGCGGGCGCCTTCccctccgccgcgctcgcccggcTCCCCGCGCTCGCCTCCGTCTCCCTCGTCCCCGGCCGCGTCACGGGGTCCCTggcccccgccgtcgccgcgctgccCGCGCTCCGGTTCCTCGCGCTCGCCGGGAACCTCCTCTCCGGCCCGCTCCCGCCCGCCTTCGCCCCCGGGCTCCGCACCCTCGACCTCAGCAGGAACGCCTTCTCTGGCGCGCTcccgccggcgctgctccggCTCCGCGACCTCCGCACGCTCGTGCTCTCGCAcaacgcgctcgccggcgggatcccccccgtgcgcgcgccgctcgtccacctcgacctccgcggcaaccgcctcgccggcggcgtcccgccgctgccggccacgCTCGTGTACCTCTCGCTCGCGGGGAACCGGCTCTCCGGCCGCGTCGGCGCCGTGCTGCGGCGGCTGCCCAGGCTCGCGTTCCTCGACCTCGGCGGGAACTGGTTCTCCGGCGAGGTTCCCGGGGAGGTGTTCGCGTTCCGGATCGGGTACCTGCAGCTCCGCAGGAACGCCTTCTCGGGGGAGCtccggccggcgagccgcgtcGCGCCGGGCGCCACGGTGGACCTCAGCCACAACGCGCTGTCCGGCCGCGTGcccgccgagctcgccaccgccggcgcggtCTACCTCAACGGCAACCGCTTCGCGGGCGAGGTGCCGCgggaggtcgcggcggcggcggaggccgaccGGATGCGGGTGCTCTTCCTGCAGGACAACTTCCTGACGGGGATCGCCGTCGGCGGCGtcccggccagcgccgccgtgtGCGCGCACTGGAActgcgtcgcgccgccgccggccgtcgtggCCGCGTGCCCGGCAAagggcggcagggggcggcgccggccacaGGCGCAGTGCCGCGGCCGGAGGGGGTGA